In a genomic window of Sutcliffiella sp. FSL R7-0096:
- a CDS encoding lasso peptide biosynthesis B2 protein has product MNKLKILWNTDKESRKLFIESYIYMAWARYLKSIPFSKVAPSLGLKMKETSFDPLLTNRKVLANVSQSIHIMSKYTFWESQCLVKAIAAMRMLEKREIESTLYLGTAKDENGKLIAHAWLRSGPYYVTGAEGMERFTVVGKFAKTLGGTGRYEGN; this is encoded by the coding sequence ATGAACAAATTAAAGATTTTATGGAACACGGATAAAGAGTCAAGGAAACTATTTATAGAATCCTATATTTATATGGCGTGGGCCAGATATCTTAAGAGCATTCCTTTTTCTAAAGTTGCTCCATCTTTAGGGTTGAAAATGAAGGAGACTTCTTTTGATCCTTTACTGACCAATAGGAAAGTACTTGCTAATGTTTCTCAATCGATCCATATTATGAGTAAATACACCTTTTGGGAAAGCCAGTGCCTGGTAAAAGCAATTGCTGCTATGAGGATGCTAGAAAAACGGGAAATTGAAAGTACACTTTATCTTGGCACGGCAAAGGATGAGAACGGGAAATTGATTGCACATGCCTGGTTACGAAGTGGACCTTATTATGTCACTGGTGCAGAAGGAATGGAACGGTTTACTGTAGTTGGGAAATTTGCTAAGACTTTAGGGGGAACAGGTCGTTATGAAGGAAACTAA
- a CDS encoding lasso peptide biosynthesis PqqD family chaperone, translating to MGRSETLSQNQVISQVEGNIVSDMDGEKVMFSITNGKYYNLGEIGGVIWDLIENQSTLESIVQELMKQYDVDHELCENQVMTFMDMLYGEGLISVVTK from the coding sequence ATGGGTAGAAGTGAAACACTTTCTCAAAACCAAGTGATTTCTCAAGTAGAAGGAAACATTGTTAGTGATATGGATGGAGAAAAAGTGATGTTTAGTATTACGAACGGAAAGTATTATAACCTTGGTGAAATAGGTGGTGTCATTTGGGATTTAATAGAGAACCAAAGCACACTTGAAAGCATAGTCCAGGAATTAATGAAACAGTATGATGTTGATCACGAATTGTGTGAAAATCAAGTGATGACGTTTATGGATATGCTTTATGGAGAAGGGTTAATTTCTGTAGTAACAAAGTAA
- a CDS encoding aldolase: MIKNSNLLLYKAFGFTITTEYPLPELEPLTIYPNFPDITIKKGRLEEKWDEVSEPNRYFHIVENLCMFEIPGTAIFQVKNGNEIIVSAVEEAEVDHIRLYLLGTCMGAILMQRRILPLHGSAVAINGKAYAIVGDSGAGKSTTASVLLQRGYELISDDVIPVTFTIDNIPVVTPAYPQQKLWQESLNKFGMESSNLRPIIDRETKFAIPVSSQFTTATLPLAGIFELVKTEEEATTFTPIQGLNRLHTLFLHTYRNFFLSRAGLMEWHFQTTAKMANKITFYKIQRSSSEFTANQITDFIINSIERKDEVVNG, translated from the coding sequence ATGATAAAAAATAGTAATCTGCTACTCTACAAAGCATTCGGCTTCACCATCACAACTGAATATCCTCTACCCGAGTTAGAACCTCTCACCATATACCCCAACTTTCCAGACATTACTATTAAAAAAGGTAGATTAGAAGAAAAGTGGGATGAAGTTTCTGAACCTAACCGTTACTTCCATATTGTAGAGAATTTGTGCATGTTCGAGATCCCAGGTACGGCGATTTTTCAAGTGAAAAACGGTAATGAAATTATTGTTAGTGCAGTGGAAGAAGCGGAAGTGGATCATATTCGACTTTACCTGCTTGGTACATGTATGGGAGCAATTCTAATGCAAAGGCGGATTCTTCCTCTCCATGGAAGTGCCGTTGCCATCAATGGAAAAGCATATGCCATTGTTGGGGACTCTGGTGCTGGTAAATCTACAACTGCTTCTGTACTGCTGCAAAGGGGTTACGAATTAATAAGTGATGATGTCATTCCAGTTACTTTTACAATAGACAATATTCCAGTCGTTACTCCTGCGTATCCTCAACAGAAACTATGGCAGGAGAGTTTGAACAAATTTGGTATGGAGTCAAGCAATCTTCGACCTATTATAGATAGAGAGACAAAGTTTGCTATACCGGTTTCTTCTCAGTTTACGACAGCCACACTTCCATTAGCAGGGATATTTGAATTAGTAAAAACAGAGGAGGAAGCGACAACATTTACTCCTATCCAAGGATTAAATAGACTCCACACTTTGTTTTTGCACACGTATCGAAATTTCTTTCTTTCCCGGGCTGGACTCATGGAATGGCATTTTCAAACAACAGCTAAAATGGCAAATAAAATTACGTTCTATAAGATACAACGATCCAGTTCGGAATTTACAGCTAATCAAATAACAGATTTTATAATTAATTCTATTGAAAGAAAGGATGAAGTGGTAAATGGGTAG
- a CDS encoding paeninodin family lasso peptide, producing the protein MKREWKTPMVEVLDISMTMNGPGNANADCFDVSDGKSETHEGRSNASCLNNS; encoded by the coding sequence ATGAAAAGAGAGTGGAAAACACCTATGGTTGAAGTGTTGGATATTAGCATGACAATGAATGGACCTGGGAATGCAAATGCGGATTGTTTTGATGTTTCTGATGGGAAAAGTGAAACTCATGAAGGTAGGTCTAATGCAAGCTGTTTAAACAACAGCTAA
- a CDS encoding asparagine synthase-related protein, which yields MSIILGVYKVLRQDQRNILDFVPYTQPDVSKNYKPLPITPYYNLKNLPYYDSHKQLAITADAIIDNRQELCNQLEITGSQRLTISDSHLILLAYDKWEEDCPKYLIGDYAFMLWDEKKNKLFGARDFSGSRTLYYYQDKEIFSFSTLIKPLLTLPNYKKQLNHSWLAEFIAIPTLVEAADMTSTVYHSIHQVPPSHSITVTANGEVKLKRYCTINIDQELKLSSNEEYIEAFHEVFGRAVKDRLRTNGKVGSHLSGGLDSGTVVSFAANELKKENKTLHTFSYIPEGDFKDWTSDYYVPDERLFIKETVNHVGNINDNYLSFPGASPLSEVDEFLDIMEMPYKFFENTFWLKGISEAAAKQGISVMLNGARGNHSISWGSMRLNYDYYSTLLKQWKWIQLNQELTSFCTSFRTGKKVMLPFLAKRTYPALRAFLTKQKEPSYSFPSFINPELAKSTKVYEKLQEFGMQGLGESVKDLDQYRHDYYRQLYPWNKSGVANTKLSLRYGVWDRDPTNDLRVIKFCLSLPKEQYVLGGLERSFLRRATKNKLPDKVRLNQDHRGLQGADVIHRMKKDWGSFKQELKKMSNDSMLSELIDTKIIKQAISNLGDMPRQEMVIENDFKILTRSLILYRFLQKQG from the coding sequence ATGAGCATTATATTAGGTGTTTATAAAGTGCTTCGACAAGATCAAAGAAACATACTGGATTTTGTTCCTTATACTCAACCCGATGTATCGAAGAATTACAAACCTCTTCCAATTACACCGTATTACAACCTAAAAAACCTACCATATTATGATTCTCACAAACAGCTAGCAATTACAGCAGACGCCATTATTGATAATAGACAAGAATTATGTAATCAACTAGAAATAACTGGTTCACAAAGATTAACCATCTCAGATAGCCATTTAATTTTATTAGCTTATGACAAATGGGAAGAAGATTGTCCCAAATATCTTATAGGAGACTATGCATTTATGCTGTGGGATGAAAAAAAGAATAAACTCTTTGGAGCAAGGGATTTTTCTGGTTCAAGAACCCTTTACTATTATCAAGATAAAGAGATTTTTTCTTTTTCCACTCTAATAAAGCCATTACTGACACTACCAAACTATAAGAAGCAGTTAAACCATTCATGGCTAGCAGAGTTTATTGCTATCCCAACGTTAGTGGAAGCAGCAGATATGACAAGCACCGTTTATCACTCTATTCACCAAGTCCCTCCTTCTCACAGTATCACGGTAACTGCGAATGGTGAAGTGAAATTGAAGAGATACTGCACAATCAACATTGATCAAGAGCTCAAGCTATCGTCAAATGAAGAGTATATAGAAGCTTTTCATGAAGTGTTTGGCCGGGCTGTAAAAGATAGATTGAGAACTAACGGAAAGGTTGGGTCACATTTAAGTGGAGGACTAGATTCGGGAACAGTAGTTAGTTTTGCTGCTAATGAATTAAAAAAAGAGAACAAGACGTTACATACATTTAGTTATATTCCTGAAGGCGATTTTAAGGACTGGACATCTGATTATTATGTGCCGGATGAAAGGCTATTTATAAAAGAAACCGTGAATCATGTTGGAAATATTAACGATAATTATTTGAGTTTCCCTGGGGCAAGCCCCTTGTCTGAAGTGGATGAGTTCCTTGACATTATGGAAATGCCGTATAAGTTTTTCGAAAACACGTTTTGGTTAAAAGGAATTAGCGAAGCAGCTGCGAAACAAGGAATATCGGTGATGTTGAATGGAGCACGTGGGAATCATTCTATTTCATGGGGGTCGATGAGATTAAATTACGATTACTATAGTACTCTGCTTAAGCAATGGAAATGGATTCAATTAAATCAAGAGTTAACTAGTTTTTGCACAAGTTTTCGAACAGGAAAAAAAGTGATGCTTCCTTTCTTGGCCAAGAGGACCTATCCAGCCTTACGTGCTTTTCTAACAAAACAAAAGGAACCAAGTTATTCTTTTCCGAGTTTTATCAACCCTGAACTTGCGAAGAGCACTAAAGTGTATGAAAAACTGCAAGAGTTTGGAATGCAAGGATTGGGGGAGTCAGTAAAAGACTTAGATCAATATCGCCACGACTATTATCGACAGTTATATCCTTGGAATAAAAGTGGTGTAGCAAATACCAAACTTTCATTACGTTATGGTGTTTGGGACCGTGATCCTACCAATGATCTTCGGGTGATTAAGTTCTGTCTTTCCCTCCCAAAAGAACAATATGTATTAGGCGGGCTTGAGCGTTCGTTTTTAAGAAGGGCTACAAAGAACAAATTGCCTGATAAAGTACGTTTAAACCAAGACCATAGAGGGCTTCAAGGAGCAGATGTGATCCACCGTATGAAAAAGGATTGGGGAAGTTTCAAGCAAGAGTTGAAGAAGATGAGCAATGACTCCATGCTATCTGAATTAATCGATACTAAAATAATAAAACAAGCAATTTCAAACTTAGGCGATATGCCAAGACAAGAAATGGTCATAGAGAACGACTTTAAAATCTTAACCAGAAGCCTTATTTTGTATCGTTTCTTACAGAAACAAGGATAA
- a CDS encoding paeninodin family lasso peptide has protein sequence MKSWKKPELEILDVNMTFAGPGIRIPDAVQHDPDEDVHYS, from the coding sequence ATGAAAAGCTGGAAGAAGCCAGAATTAGAAATTTTAGACGTAAATATGACTTTTGCAGGACCTGGGATTAGAATACCGGATGCTGTTCAACATGATCCGGATGAGGATGTACATTACAGCTAA